A genomic segment from Deltaproteobacteria bacterium encodes:
- a CDS encoding VWA domain-containing protein, whose product MGRRLLYAALVAALAGCGGGGGSDRSAPGADAGIGDLPDEDGDSIADEHEGRASGTDTDGDGVPDYLDPDSDDDGIPDYREAGDDRTGTPPVDSDGDGTPDFRDTDSDDNGRADGVDGTEDLDGDGKGNFADLDDDGDGIRDVDEIGPSAMMPLDSDGDGLFDFQDIDSDNDTIKDLHEGVVDTDGDGVPAYLDDDSDGDCIPDAAEAGDADVDTPPVDSDADGKFDFLDFDSDNDGLVDQAEDVNCNGSADGGESSATNPDSDGDGISDLVETAAGTDPNDPGDNPAANGDFVFEVPYMKPPNPPDDTLDFATDVSQADVVFAMDTTGSMGGEINNLKASVSSLVTQIRAQVPNIAFGVVEYRDFPTGDYGVAGDFPFKLRHRVMTVNTGAGLSSIQSAVNGYSLGNGDDTPESGWEALYQTASGAGIVAGGANVPPFNPATAPPATPPAGESVGAIGGAGFRTGSLPIVVWMTDACSHNSDIGQANNYSFSGPARSTTAINALLAIGARVISVVSSGDICTRDQQALGVTTATGAVVPPSAWGPAGSRPAGCSVGQCCTGQNGAGQAPDGTGNCPLVFHIDANGNGLGTATADAVEVLTGFATLDIGADAQDDPSDAVDAVAEFIDRIEANPSAPAPCASGLTAIDVNPADGVNDTFDEVTPGTTVCFDVVPKMNTTVPALTTPQMFKATVVVSGDGVTTLDTRDVYFLVPPEIPDEPIE is encoded by the coding sequence ATGGGCCGCCGACTGTTGTACGCCGCGCTGGTCGCCGCCCTCGCCGGGTGCGGGGGCGGTGGGGGCTCCGATCGCTCGGCCCCGGGAGCGGACGCCGGGATCGGCGATCTGCCCGATGAGGACGGCGACTCGATTGCCGACGAGCACGAGGGCCGCGCTTCGGGAACCGATACCGATGGCGACGGCGTGCCGGACTACCTGGACCCCGACTCGGACGACGACGGGATTCCCGACTACCGGGAAGCCGGCGACGACCGGACCGGCACGCCTCCGGTCGATTCCGACGGCGACGGCACGCCGGATTTTCGCGATACCGACTCCGACGACAACGGCCGCGCCGACGGCGTCGACGGGACCGAGGATCTCGATGGCGACGGCAAGGGTAACTTCGCCGACCTGGACGACGACGGCGACGGGATCCGCGACGTCGACGAGATCGGCCCGTCGGCGATGATGCCGCTCGACAGCGACGGCGACGGCCTGTTCGACTTTCAAGACATCGATTCTGACAACGACACGATCAAGGACCTGCACGAGGGCGTCGTCGACACCGACGGCGACGGAGTGCCGGCCTACCTCGACGACGACAGCGACGGCGATTGCATCCCCGACGCAGCCGAAGCGGGCGACGCCGACGTCGACACGCCGCCGGTCGATAGCGACGCCGACGGCAAGTTCGACTTTCTCGACTTCGACTCGGACAACGACGGACTCGTCGATCAGGCCGAGGACGTCAATTGCAACGGCTCGGCCGACGGCGGCGAGTCGTCGGCGACCAACCCGGACAGCGACGGCGACGGGATTTCGGATCTCGTCGAGACGGCCGCCGGCACGGATCCGAACGACCCCGGCGACAACCCGGCGGCCAACGGCGACTTCGTGTTCGAGGTGCCGTACATGAAGCCGCCGAACCCGCCCGACGACACGCTCGATTTCGCGACCGACGTGTCCCAGGCCGACGTGGTGTTTGCGATGGACACGACCGGGTCGATGGGCGGCGAGATCAACAACCTCAAGGCGTCCGTGTCGTCGCTGGTGACGCAGATCCGGGCGCAGGTGCCGAACATCGCGTTCGGCGTGGTGGAGTACCGCGACTTCCCCACGGGCGACTACGGGGTCGCCGGCGACTTTCCGTTCAAGCTGCGCCACCGGGTGATGACCGTCAACACCGGCGCGGGGCTGTCGTCGATCCAGTCTGCGGTCAACGGCTACAGCCTCGGCAACGGTGACGACACGCCCGAAAGCGGCTGGGAGGCGCTGTACCAGACGGCGTCGGGGGCGGGGATCGTTGCGGGTGGAGCCAACGTCCCGCCGTTCAACCCGGCGACGGCGCCGCCGGCGACCCCGCCGGCCGGAGAAAGCGTAGGGGCCATCGGCGGAGCGGGTTTCCGAACCGGCTCGCTGCCGATCGTCGTGTGGATGACGGATGCGTGCAGCCACAACTCCGACATCGGGCAGGCCAACAACTACTCGTTCTCCGGGCCGGCGCGCAGTACCACCGCGATCAACGCGCTGCTCGCGATCGGTGCCCGCGTCATCTCGGTCGTGTCGTCCGGCGACATCTGCACGCGGGACCAGCAGGCTCTCGGCGTCACGACCGCCACCGGGGCGGTCGTCCCGCCTTCGGCGTGGGGACCGGCAGGCAGCCGCCCGGCCGGTTGCTCGGTCGGCCAGTGCTGCACCGGCCAAAACGGCGCCGGCCAGGCACCGGACGGCACCGGCAACTGTCCGCTCGTGTTCCACATCGACGCCAACGGCAACGGGCTCGGCACGGCCACGGCCGACGCCGTCGAAGTGCTCACCGGCTTCGCGACCCTCGACATCGGCGCCGATGCGCAAGACGATCCGTCGGACGCGGTGGACGCGGTCGCCGAGTTCATCGATCGAATCGAGGCGAACCCGTCCGCGCCGGCGCCGTGTGCGTCTGGGCTCACGGCGATCGACGTGAATCCGGCCGACGGCGTCAACGACACGTTCGACGAGGTGACCCCCGGGACGACGGTCTGCTTCGACGTCGTGCCGAAGATGAACACGACCGTGCCGGCGCTCACGACGCCGCAGATGTTCAAGGCCACGGTCGTGGTGTCCGGCGACGGCGTGACGACGCTCGATACCCGCGACGTCTACTTCCTGGTGCCGCCAGAGATCCCCGACGAGCCGATCGAATGA